Proteins co-encoded in one Medicago truncatula cultivar Jemalong A17 chromosome 8, MtrunA17r5.0-ANR, whole genome shotgun sequence genomic window:
- the LOC25502219 gene encoding 3-oxoacyl-[acyl-carrier-protein] synthase I, chloroplastic produces MACIGMFSTCPFEVSLVQYEGLRMTQKMQMFSAACMPKRNILASAKKCKTIKAMASPTVTAPKREKDPKKRVVITGMGLVSVFGSDIDTFYTKLLEGESGISLIDKFDASSFPVRFGGQIRDFSSKGYIDGKTDRCLDDCMKYCLVAGKRALEDANLGYETLNNMDKTRIGVLVGSGMGGVSTFNNAVDALTRKGHRKISPFFIPYTIPNSSSALLAIETGLMGPNYSISTACATANYCFCAASHHIRSGEVDIMVVGGTEASLIPSGVGAFIACRALSQRNEEPKKASRPWDKHRDGFVLGEGSGVLIMESLESATKRGARIIAEYLGGAITCDAHHMTDPRSDGLGVSSCINKGLEDAGVSPEEVNYVNAHATSTLAGDLAEVNAIKQVFKDTSELKMNGTKSMIGHCIGAAGALEAITTIKAITTGWLHPTINQDNLEEDVTIDTVPNFKKKHEVNVAISNSFGFGGHNSVVVFAPFTP; encoded by the exons ATGGCATGCATTGGCATGTTTAGTACATGTCCATTTGAGGTATCTTTGGTCCAGTATGAAGGGCTTAGAATGACACAAAAAATGCAAATGTTTTCAGCTGCATGCATGCCAAAAAGAAACATTTTAGCTTCAG CCAAGAAATGCAAAACAATCAAGGCCATGGCTTCTCCAACTGTTACAGCTCCTAAAAGAGAGAAAGATCCAAAAAAGAGAGTAGTAATAACAGGAATGGGTCTTGTGTCAGTCTTTGGGAGTGACATAGATACATTTTACACCAAGCTTCTAGAGGGAGAAAGTGGTATAAGCCTAATAGATAAGTTTGATGCCTCAAGCTTCCCCGTCCGTTTTGGTGGTCAGATACGCGATTTCTCTTCAAAAGGTTACATTGACGGCAAGACTGATCGGTGCCTCGATGATTGCATGAAATATTGTTTAGTTGCGGGAAAGAGGGCACTTGAAGATGCTAATCTTGGATATGAAACCCTTAACAAT atgGACAAAACAAGAATAGGAGTTCTAGTAGGATCAGGAATGGGAGGTGTATCCACTTTTAACAATGCTGTCGATGCTCTCACTCGAAAGGGTCATAGGAAAATTTCTCCATTTTTCATTCCCTACACCATTCCTAACAGCAGTTCTGCTTTATTGGCTATAGAAACTGGCCTAATGGGACCAAATTATTCCATTTCTACTGCTTGTGCAACAGCAAATTACTGCTTTTGTGCAGCTTCTCATCACATTAGAAGTGGTGAAGTAGATATTATGGTGGTTGGTGGTACCGAAGCTTCACTTATACCTTCTGGTGTTGGAGCATTCATTGCTTGCAGGGCATTGTCTCAGAGGAATGAAGAGCCTAAGAAGGCTTCAAGACCATGGGACAAACACCGCGATGGCTTTGTCCTTGGCGAAGGCTCTGGTGTCCTG ATAATGGAGAGCTTGGAGAGTGCAACAAAGAGGGGAGCAAGAATAATTGCTGAATATTTGGGTGGTGCCATAACATGTGATGCTCATCACATGACTGATCCTAGATCTGATGGACTAGGAGTATCATCTTGCataaacaagggtttagaagaTGCTGGGGTTTCTCCTGAAGAG GTGAACTATGTGAATGCTCATGCCACATCCACACTAGCCGGTGACTTAGCTGAGGTTAATGCaatcaaacaagtttttaaGGACACATCGGAATTGAAAATGAACGGGACTAAG tCAATGATTGGTCATTGTATTGGTGCTGCTGGTGCTTTGGAAGCTATAACAACCATCAAAGCAATAACAACTGGCTGGTTACATCCAACCATTAACCAAGAT AACTTGGAGGAGGATGTTACAATTGACACTGTccctaattttaaaaagaagcATGAAGTTAATGTTG CTATCTCAAATTCATTTGGGTTTGGTGGACACAATTCTGTAGTTGTCTTCGCCCCATTCACACCCTAA